The window CaacccctccagcagggggcgcagggagacacacacacggagcaagggcccgtcccctccagcagggggcgcagagagacacacacggcgaaagggcccgtcccctccagcagggggcgcagggagacacacacacggagcaagggcccgtcccctccagcagggggcgcagagagacacacacggcgaaagggcccgtcccctccagcagggggcgcagggagacacacacacggcgcaagggcccgtcccctccagcagggggcgcagggagacacacacacggagCAAGGGCCCGTccgctccagcagggggcgcagagacacacacacggcgAAAGGGCCCGTccgctccagcagggggcgcagggagacacacacacacggcgcaagggcccgtcccctccagcagggggcgcagagagacacacacacggagcaagggcccgtcccctccagcagggggcgcagggagaCACACACGGCGAAAGGGCCCGTccgctccagcagggggcgcagggagaCACACACGGCGAAAggggcccgtcccctccagcagggggcgcagagacacacacacggagcaagggcccgtcccctccagcagggggcgcagggagaCACACACGGCGAaagggcccgtcccctccagcagggggcgcagggagacacacacacggagcaagggcccgtcccctccagcagggggcgcagggagaCACACACGGCGAAAGggcccatcccctccagcagggggcgcaagggcccatcccctccagcagggggcgcagagagacacacacacggagcAAGGGCCCGTccgctccagcagggggcaacagggacacacagtcatttttctcctttaattaaaaaaaagttcatagTCCCCCCTGCAGGGGGAGTctccgggggcggggcctcactCAGCCTCGTTGAAGCGGGTCAGCATGGTCTTGTGCAGCGTCTCGCGGTACGACTCGGCGGCCGAGACCCCGTAGGAGCTGCCGCGGGCACCCAGGCCAGAGCCACGCACTCGGGTCTgcgcctggggagggggagacctgGTGAGATCAGGGACCTGCCCCTCGgaaccacccccagcccctgcccccccaagggTGGCGGGGCTCCCTGCTCGCCCTGCCCCCAGTACCTCGATGGGGGTCACGATGCCTTGCTTCTTGCGGCCCAGGCCACTGCCCTCCTTCCAGCCCATGGCCTGCAGCATGCGGCTCCCAATGTTATCGCTGCCCAGCCCGTCCCGCGTCGGCTGCTCAAAGTCTCTGCGGGGAGAGCAAAGGGTCAACGGCCGACGCACCTGATAGCGACAGCCCATGAGGGGACGGggacgcagccacctctggggtggggcagctgggaacAGCCCCACACACGGCCACTCGCGCACTGCAgcgatgcagccacctctggggcggggcagctggagAACCACCACACATAACACTGCATGGGGACAGCTCCGCCAGCGCGctcagatgcagccacctctggggaggggcgCTCCTGGAGGGCAGAGCTCCGCCAGAGTGGGCGGGGCAGCATGGCGGCGGGGGGGGCTTACACAGTGGCAGGCATCACAGCGGAGTACTTCCTCTTCTTGGGCTCCGGGGGCTCGGGGACGCCGTACTTCTCCCTGCGCTCAGCCGCGCGGTCCCGGTACTTCATCTGCCGGGGGAGGGCCCGTTAGAGCCAAggccaggccccaccccccactgtgccccccaaCCTCTCCCTGGAGTCAGCgtgcctcccagccccaccccccgacTGTACCCCTCAACCCCTCCCTGGAGACAAagtgctccccccgccccaccccccccgtgccccccaaACCCCCCTGGAGTCAGCacgcagccccagcccctagacccaccccccactgtgccccccaacccctccctggAGTCAGCGTGCCTCCCaatcccacccccccactgtaccccccaacccctccctggAGTCAGCGCGCCGCCCCAGCCCCTAGACCCACCCCCACACtgtgccccccaaccccaccctggaGTCAGAGCaccgccccagccccctgcattcttccttccccactgttctGGTGCAGCATGGCCCGCCCATTATCCCATCCGCGCCCCCGGCTATACCCCGCCATGCCGGCCCCCCTGCCCTGGaggcccacagcccagccccctgcccacctccaTGTCGTTCTTCTCCAACGCCTCCAGCTCCTGCTCCGACAGGTGGGCGCGGCGGTGAATCTCCAGGTTTTGCTGCAATGAAAGGAGAAGGTAGGTAGGAAAACCCCTGTCGCCCCCGGGGAGGGAGAAGCTGAATCGGGGCTGGCGCCGCCTCTGGGGAAAAGGCCCtgggccccattccccaccccggGGATGGatgggagccagcaccccctagagTGGAAGAGTcctgtgccccattccccgctcccctgagccagccagtccctgccccaggctggatgGGAGCCGGCACCCCCTGGAGGGGCCAGGCCCCGTGACGCCCCCCTCACACCTTGTGCAGCCCAGAGAGCTGCTGGTGGCGGATCAGCGCCTCCTTGCTGGGGAACTGCCGGCGGCAGAGCAGACAGGCCAGTTTGTGCCAGTCCGTGAGCTTCTCCTCCCGGTCAGACGCCCGCTCCGGCTCCTCCTCGCTGTCGCTCTCCCCGCTGTACGCGGCCACCAGCCCCCGCGGCGGGCTCTGCGGAGAAACAGCGCTGTGGGGCCGGCTGGTCATGGGGGCCCCTCACCACGACACGCCCTGCCCTCCCCGAgccagtcctggctcccagcccgccccGGCTCTAACCCaccggaccccactcccctcccagagccgggagggGCCCCAGGCTCCTGCAGCACTGGGCACTTACCAGCCTGTCGTCGCTGGCCAGCTTGGACAGATCCATGGGCGTGTGCTGCCTCTCTGCCAGCGCCCCCTAGGGGAGAAGCACAGTGGTTGAAATCAGCCAGGGGCCCTGGCAGGTTCACCCCGCACCCACCTCCCCCGTTGGACCCCATGCTTCATGTGGGGGCATCAGGGGCAGGCCGGGGTTGGGGGGGCAAGGGCCTGCCCGGCCAGCCTAGAGCCTTCGCTCTTCGAGGAGGAGGCAGGGTTGGGCAGCTCAGGGCCGGGGGGCCTGGCACGGCACCGGCACCTGTGGGCATGGAGGGATGGGAAGGGCTGTGGGGCTCCTGGCAGGGCCGGggttttcccccatgctggccgtACCTTCTTCTCCAGGATGGCGTAGCCGGCGTCGGCCGTGGCCGACTCGCGCCGCTCGTCCTCCCGCAGCGAGCTGATCGGCTGGAAGCTGTTCTTGAAGTTCTCCTTCTGTTTGTTGAGGCTGCGGGCCCAGCGCTCCATGTCCTTGGCGatctgtgggggggcagggggctgtcaGTGGGGCGCTGACCCcatgttggggggcagggagggaagctcATAGACAGGCTGCAGGATTCTCCTTCACTTTCTGTCCCAAGCTTCTGATGCTGGTCCCCAGCTGCcgcaccccagagctggctgcatctcagcgtcGAGCAAGCCATTCCCATGCAGCGTTACGTGTGGCTGTTCCCAGCCAcctcaccccagagctggctccATCTCAGCACCGGACGAGCTATCCCCATGTGGCGTTACatgcagctgttccccagctgtcctgccccagaggtggctgcatcttgcCAGTGAAGGCTGGGCTAGCAACACCTCTTGTGCATCTAGAGCCAAACTGCTTAACAGGCTGGATGGAAAAGGGGATCATGCAGctccctcggggggggggggggggcaacctCTGCTGAGCAGCGGGTGAGGAGAGGCAGCGCGGGGGAGGCCCTGTCCTACCCAGACGCCCGAGGGGGCCAGGGCACAGCACTCCTGGGGGGCAGGCAGCACccacctgctgagctgttttagTCTTGtgtttctccttcttctccttgcCCTCCTTGCCGCTGCCCCCAGAGCCCTCCTTGTGGGCGTCGGCACCCTGGTCAGAGGCCGGCACGTAGGTCCTGCGCTCGCCATCCCAGTACAGGTACTGCTGGCTCTGTGCATTGTAGTAGTACTGTGGGGCCGGACAGATGGGGGGCGTCAGGTGCTGCAGGCTGTGCCCCCCCCTCCGTCCGCACCCTTCCCCCCCAGGCTGCACCCCCCTCAGCTCACCTGGGAGTTGGGGTCATAATAGAGACCAGTCAGCGGGTCGTAGTAATAGCCGGAGGTTTCGTCATACTGGTAGGTGGATACGTCTGGGACGGCTGGGGGGCGCAGAGCGGGGCTCAGCTGGGGGCGGGCCGGGAGGGCCAATATCCCAgccccccaacagcccccccaAAGCAGAGTTACCCCTCCCGACATAGCACATCCTCCCCAACAGCCCCAACATCCTCCCCACACCAGGgccctccaaccccctcccctgcccaacGTGgcacccccccccagagccccacACATCCCCCCACTATGGCGCACGCACCCCCCAGAGCCACCACACTGGTCCCCGTGAAGCATGGCCCTCCaacccccagagaccccccaGTGTAGCACAGTCCCACTCAGCCCCAACAAGGCCCCTCCCACCGAtgcacccctccagccccccactcaCGGTACTGGCCGTAGGGCTCCTGCGGCgcgggggtgggcaggggcaggccgGTGCTGGGCACGGGGAGAGCGGTGCTGCTCGGCTGGGCTGGGCTCGGCGTCTCCGGCTTCAGCACGGCCGGGGACACGATGGTGTAGGGCTGGCTCTGCGGCAGGACGGCAGGCAGTGGGGAGGCCGCCAGGAGAGCCCCCCGacccagagcagggtggggacaccCTGGGGAGAAACCCCCTCATAGCCCCgggcagaacccccaacccagagcAGGGAGGAGAGACCCCCTCCCATACAGGCCCCGCTGCCCCCAAGCAGAGAGGAGAGACCCCTCCatacagcccccgccagcccccgaGCAGGGAGGGCAGAGCCCCGCCCTCCatacagcccccgccagcccccgaGCAGGGAGGGCAGAGCCCCGCCCTCCatacagcccccgccagcccccgaGCAGGGAGGGCAGAGCCCCGCCCTCCatacagcccccgccagcccccgaGCAGGGAGGGCAGAGCCCCGCCCTCCatacagcccccgccagcccccgaGCAGGGAGGGCAGAGCCCCGCCCTCCatacagcccccgccagcccccgaGCAGGGAGGGCAGAGCCCCGCCCTCCatacagcccccgccagcccccgaGCAGGGAGGGCAGAGCCCCGCCCTCCatacagcccccgccagcccccgaGCAGGGAGGGCAGAGCCCCGCCCTCCatacagcccccgccagcccccgaGCAGGGAGGGCAGAGCCCCGCCCTCCatacagcccccgccagcccccgaGCAGGGAGGGCAGACCCCCGCCCCGAGGCCAGGCCGACAGCCCTACCTGGGCAGTGGCAGCAGTGCCCGCTGTGGTGCCTGTGGTCTCGGCCCCGCCGGGCGGCTGGTACACGACGGGCACGGCGGTGGTCTGGGCGGCGTGGGGGAAGCTCTGCAGGACGGGCACTGGGTCGACACCCGGCACACCAGGCTCTAGGGTCGGCTCCACCCCTGTGAGGGCAGGGGAGAGCGAGGGTGAGGGGAGGTCCCCAGAGACCCACTGCCCAGGCTGGAGccattcaggactcctgggttctctccccagctccaggaggggagtgggggctagtggttagagctatggggctgggagccaggaccccaagacactcatagaatcatagaatatcagggttggaagggacctcaggaggtcatctagtccaaccccctgctcaaaagcaggacccatacccaactaaatcatcccagccagggctttgtcaagcctgaccttaaaaacttctaaggaaggagattctaccacctccctaggcaacgcattccagtgtttcaccaccctcctagtgaaaaagtttttcctaatatccaacctgaacctcccccactgcaacttgagaccattactccttgtcttgtcctcttctaccactgagaatagtctagaaccatcctctctggaaccacctctcaggtagttgaaagcagctatcaaatcccccctcattcttctcttctgcagactaaacaatcccagttccctcagcctctcctcgtaactcatgtgttccagacccctaatcatttttgttgccctttgctgggctctctccaatttatccacatccttcttgtagtgtggggcccaaaactggacacagtactccagatgaggcctcaccaatgtcgaacagagggggacgatcacgtccctcgatctgctcgctatgcccctacttatacatcccaaaatgccattggccttcttggcaacaagggcacactgctgactcatatccagcgtctcgtccactgtcacccctaggtccttttccgcagaactgctgcccagccattcggtccctagtctgtaacggtgcattggattcttccgtcctaagtgcaggaccctgcacttatccttattgaacctcatcagatttcttttggcccaatcctccaatttgtctaggtccctctgtatcctatccctgccttccagcgtatctacctctcctcccagtttagtatcatccgcaaatttgctgagagtgcaatccacaccatcctccagatcatttatgaagatattgaacaaaaccggccccaggaccgacccctggggcactccacttgacaccggctgccaactagacatggagccattgatcactacccgttgagcccgacaatctagccaactttctacccaccttatggtgcattcatccagcccatacttccttaacttgctgacaagaatactgtgggagaccgtgtcaaaagctttgctaaagtcaagaaacaatacatccactgctttcccttcatccacagaaccagtaatctcatcatagaaggcgattagattagtcaggcatgaccttcccttggtgaatccatgctgactgttcctgatcactttcctctcatgtaagtgcttcaggattgattctttgaggacctgctccatgatttttctggggactgaggtgaggctgactggcctgtagttcccaggatcctccttcttcccttttttaaagattagcactacattagcctttttccagtcatccgggacttcccccgtttgccacgagttttcaaagataatggccaatggctctgcaatcacagccgccagttcctttagcactctcggatgcaactcgtccggccccatggacttgtgcacgtccagtttttctaaatagtccctaaccacctctttctccacagagggctggccatctattccccatgttgtgatgcccagcacagcagtctgggagctgaccttgttcgtgaagacagaggcaaaaaaatcactgagtacattagctttttccacatcctccgtcactaggttgcctccctcattcattaaggggcccacactttccttggctttcttcttgttgccaacatacctgaagaaacccttcttgttactcttaacatctctcgctagctgcagctccaggtgcaatttggccctcctaatttcattcctacatgcccgagcaatatttttatactcttccctggtcatatgtccaaccttccacttcttgtaagcttcttttttatgtttaagatccgctaggatttcaccgttaagccaagctggtcgcctgccatatttactgttctttcgacacatcgggatggtttgtccctgtaacctcaacagggattccttgaaatacagccagctctcctggactcctttccctttcatgttagtcccccaggggatcctacccatccgttccctgaggctCCAAAGCTTCTAAGTGAAAGGGGGGAGGAGAACCCCACCGAACCCCATGGCGGGGTAAGAGGCTGCCACAATTCAACCTGACCACGACAGGGgatccaacccctgccccctcccagcccccaggtGGTGGGAGGGTAGCGCCAGGGGCCGGCCCTATGTCCCACGCCCGCTCTCACCAGTGGCTGCAGCCTCCCCGTTGgtgccgggctgggctggggagcccttCAGGTAGGCGTGGGAGTAGAGGGCCGGCTCCGCGCCGTAGGCctcctcctgctggtagtaggcGTAGTCGGCCGGCTGCTCCTCCGAGGCTGCCCAGGCCCCCTCACTTCCCTGTGATgcctgggggcagagggcagggtgAGGGGACCGGAGGGcaccaccagcccccacccctcatctgctgtgggggcagggacccAGCCAGCAGAGCACCCCCCCGCAGTGCCAGGTGTGGGGGCGTCCCGCCAGCCAGCCCCATCCAGGCTGGAGCCACATGGTCCACACTCCTGCAGCAGGAAGTCCCAGGGATTAACGCCCCGCCACACACCCCTGCAGCAGGGGGTCCAGGGGattaacacccccccacacctcccgatctgCCCCCCCTTGGCGAGTTACTCACGAGGCCCCGGGCAGGGCGGGGTTACCTGGGAGATGGCCCACTGGGCCGCAGCAATCGCAGTGCTGGCGACAGAGGCGGCGCTGATTCGGTTACTGTCGGAGGAGCCCATgtccctgtgggggtgggggagagggaagggaccTGTCACTCTGTGGGATTGGGTgggggccccccaccccccgcccctcccgcccCTGCACTCACCGCTTGGAGCCCTTGGCAAATTCCACGTTGATGGTCTTGCCGTCAATGTGCAGCGGGGGGTGGAGGGCCTGCAGGatctgcagcagctgggctgccTCCTGCGGGGGGcagatggagtgagaggggcCCAGACCCGCCCAGGCCTCTCcagccacacagccctgccccaccccgctcccctcccagagccggggagagcacccaggagtcctggcctccagccccccctgctctaaccagcaaaccccgctcccctcccagagccgaggagagaacccaggagtcctggcctccagcccaccctgctctaaccagcaaaccctgctcccctcccagagccgaggagagaacccaggagtcctggcctccagccccccctgctctaaccagcagaccctgctcctctcccagagccgaggagagaacccaggagtcctggcccccagcccccccgctctaaccagcagaccccgctcccctcccagcaccagcagagcCCCGGGGGCCTCGGCGGCTCACCACGATGGTGGCCAGCTGGATGAAGGCGAAGCCGCGGTTGAGCTGGGTCTGCTTGTCTTTGATGACGCGGACATTGGAGGCGGAGAGCACCGCGTAGGGCGCCAGGGCCGCCAGGATCGACTCCAGGGTGCTGTGCGGGTTCAGGTTCCGCAGGAtgatggctgggggggggggggggggacagcgtGAGGAGGGACTGGACACCCCCCCCCTCCGGCCCTGCCTAACAGGCCGCCCCCCATAAggtcccacccaccagcagcagccaggctccGCCCCCTTAGAGCCAACCCAACTGTTAGGCCCCACCCCCTTGGGGCAAACCCACTGCCAGTCAGGCTCCAGGCCCCACCCTCTTACAGCCCGCAccccatcagccagacaccccCACTTAGAAACCCCCCTGCATTGGTCAGCCCCGAACAATTCCTCCCAAGTACCCTCCATCCACTCCACCGACCTGGGCACCGGTCCCACTGCCCCGTCACCCGATACCCGCTCCTGGCAACCGGAgggctcccccaaccccactccctgccccctgctcccccccatgGCCCACCCCCCACCGCTCGACCCCCACTCACTGTCGTTGGCGTTCTCAGCGCAGGGCTCTGACGCCTGGGCCAGGGGCTGCGTTGCTGACAGCACCGAGGCCTGGTAGGGCTGCGGCAGGGGCAGCAGGCCCTGACTCAGCTCCCGGCCCGACAGCGCCACCAGCTGGTCTAGCCGGCTCCCTGGGGGCAGCTTCTGCTCGGCCTCTGGATGGGGCAGAAAGTATGTATTAACCTGCGGAACTCCCTGCTGCATGATCTGATGGTGGGGAGAGGAATAGCTCAGCCAGGGCATTAACCTGTGGCATTCTCTGCAGCAGGGTCAGATGGGGGGCTAAAACCAGCACTGTTTCTAGCTCACCTGATTTGGGTACGCCACATTTAAAGCATTTCTCCCTTCGTTTGAAATTCTGCACTCCACACTGCAACAGGAATTAACAAGAGACTCTTAATGGAGAAAACCCTCTGCTGAGGCCCCTGCCATGCTcggccctgactgccccctgcccagtcccctgcccctctccccgcagcacagcgcccccagtgcccagccctgactgccaggggagagtgccccctgcccagtcccctgcccctctccccgcagcacagcgcccccagtgcccagccctgATTGCCAGGGGAGAGTgatccctgcccagcccctggcccctctcgCCACAGCACACTGCCCCTCAGCTCAGTGGCCATTACCGTAGGATCACAACCCCACTCCTGTACCTTGCTGCAGAGCCAGTCCTCATTGATCTTGGGCTTGGGGTCGCTGTAGTGCATGGAGACTTTCTGGCCCAGGATGCTGAGGGAGTGCTGCCGGGGGAAAGGCAGAGTGGTGAGCGCCGGCGGGTGGCGGGGGGCACCCGTCACTgcctcagcagagagagagagagagatttaaaccCTTCTGCTGAACggatgagggaggggagggagggagggaagggccgCAGGCCCGGAGACGTTTGGGTCTCGGCTACGTGGCTACCGCAAAGCTAACCTGTGCCGGCCCAGCATTTGGGGCTGCCGGCACGGCCGGCTCCGAGCTACCAACGGCTGCTAGGATGGAGGGagtggatgagagagagagagagagagagaaagaaagagagagagagagagagaaagaaagagagggcaGCCATGATCCAAGACACCCGCGCGGCACAACACCTGACACCGCTGGGAACCACCGATGCGTGCCCTGCTAGCCAGCGGCTCCTCCGGCAACCTCTGGGCCACCACCTCGGCACAGCCCCCACCCGCCCCCTCGGCCTATCTGCTCTGCCTACGGCCCTGCCGGAGCCTGATCCGACGGCCTCTCGCCGCGCTGCCTCGATCCCCTCCTGCGCAGCGCCCCACCCCGCAAAGCACAGCGTCTCGGCCACGCGTGGCGGCTCCCACTGGGGACGCCCGCCCACGCACTCGGTCCGGCTAGGAGAGGAACGGAGCCGCGCAGGTCAAGGGGTGTTGTGAAAGCCAATTCCAATCCACCAGCTGGCCAGGGAGACCAAGATCTCAGGGCTATGGGGCCTGGAGGTTGGTCTGACAGGTGCTCGCTCTTCTGCCGGCGGGCCTCCTCCGGGTCCGGTGGGCACAGGCTTAACGAAGGCTGATGCCGGGCGCCCTCCCTGCCCTAGCTCCTGGCGCTGGCACTGCCATGGGAAAGCTCGCAGCCTGGCCCCCCGTGGGAGACTGGAGATGGAGTGACCccctggagggtgggaggggggccagGTGCCAGTGTCTGGGCCCTGCGGCACGAAAAGGGCTGATGCCATCACTCAACATCCACTTCTGCCATGCACTATGTCGCACTGCCTTCCAGAGCGggacacagaacccaggagtcctggcacccatcactgctgctctaaccactgcacaACACTCCCCTTGCAGAGCCACagagagaatccaggagtcctggctcccagccccccctgctctaaccactagcccccactccccgcccgAAGCCAGGCAAAGAACACATGCATCCTCATTTCCAGCCACCCACCAGAACACACTTGTCGGAGACacggagagaacccaggagtcccggctcctgGTCCCCATGTTCTAAACACgctccctcccagggctgggaagagaacccaggagtcctggctctcagcccccccccgctctaactactagaccccactgccctcccactGCTCTGCCTCTAAGCACTAGTGAATccttaagggggtgggggggtgatgctctccctgaggggctggagcaggcccAGGCGTGTGGGTCAGGCAGTAACAGGAGCAGTACTTGTGGGGGTCAAGTGCGGCAAAGCAACCTGATTGGCTTCCATCCATCGGGTAGCGTCCTGCAAGTGATTAAACTCGACGAAGGCGAAGCCGCGGCTCTGACCTGGAGGACAGCATTCAGATACAGACGCAGTGTGTTAGTCAACAGATCCAGCCAACATCACGCACCCTCTCGCTGCACCccctggggcggggccgggggcgcgGAGGGGGCACCCGGCCTGGacacggggtggggggcaagggcAGGGGAAGCACCAGCCACGCAGCCAAGGGGCTGCTAGCATAATAGAGCCCCGGAGTCctggagcccccccacccccccaaccactagaccccactcccctcccaaagcccaggagagaacccaggagtcctggctgctggACCAGCTTCCTCTCCACTTGCTCATGCTGCCTCCCCAGAGCATCGCTTTCCCCTAGGGAGAAcaggctccagccccccccctcaCCGCTCAGTGTCCTAGGACCCGGCTCTGGTCACAGGCACCCCTAGCATCATGCTGGAGTACTGGTGTGAGCACAGTCTGCAGGGCAGAGTGCCCCCTGCAGAGCTTCCTGCCCCATAGCAGGGCGCCCCCCAGCGCCCGGCCCTAAGTGCCAGAGTGAGCACCCCCTATAAAGCTCCCCACCCCATAAcacagccctgactgccaggggagagccccccggCCTGCAGCACAGCGCTCCCCAGTGCCCGGCCCTgtctgccaggggagagcaccccctgcccagcccccacactCCCATCCAGGTCTCCCAGTCAAGCACAGGTTTTGCTCTGTCCCATCGCACAGACCCCTTTGCCTTTAGCTCGGCCTGGCTGAGGGTTCCCAAGCTAGGGGGCTGGGAGTAAGGACTCCAGTGGGGGTAATCATcggtccctcccccccccccacctccactgaGCTACGTGGGACGAACACAGCAGGCCCAACCCCCAGACGAGACCCCCTGGGCTGGATTATTGGCTCCCAGCCCAGCGCCGAGGCTCTGGATCCCAGCATGCggtgctcccagcactgggccagtgcatgctgggaaacatctctgcagggggctgtgccttGAGCTGGCTGGAGGGGCCCCTGGAAAGTAGGGTTCCTCTCCACAGCGCCCCTGTGAGGCCTGGCACAACACAGGACTAAcgcagagaaaaaaatataaatatatacacacccTGCTTTGGAAGGAGAGAGAACACTg is drawn from Eretmochelys imbricata isolate rEreImb1 chromosome 23, rEreImb1.hap1, whole genome shotgun sequence and contains these coding sequences:
- the RBM10 gene encoding RNA-binding protein 10 yields the protein MEYERRGGRGDRTGRYGAADRSQDDSVDGRTQRDHDYRDMDYRSYPRDFSSHEAANEYDSSEEQSAEDSYEASSGSETQRKRDSPTEPLGYPGDGDYRDQDYRPEPEEEQKASSIVMLRMLPQSASENDIRAQLQAHGIQPREVRLMRNKASGQSRGFAFVEFNHLQDATRWMEANQHSLSILGQKVSMHYSDPKPKINEDWLCSKCGVQNFKRREKCFKCGVPKSEAEQKLPPGSRLDQLVALSGRELSQGLLPLPQPYQASVLSATQPLAQASEPCAENANDTIILRNLNPHSTLESILAALAPYAVLSASNVRVIKDKQTQLNRGFAFIQLATIVEAAQLLQILQALHPPLHIDGKTINVEFAKGSKRDMGSSDSNRISAASVASTAIAAAQWAISQASQGSEGAWAASEEQPADYAYYQQEEAYGAEPALYSHAYLKGSPAQPGTNGEAAATGVEPTLEPGVPGVDPVPVLQSFPHAAQTTAVPVVYQPPGGAETTGTTAGTAATAQSQPYTIVSPAVLKPETPSPAQPSSTALPVPSTGLPLPTPAPQEPYGQYPVPDVSTYQYDETSGYYYDPLTGLYYDPNSQYYYNAQSQQYLYWDGERRTYVPASDQGADAHKEGSGGSGKEGKEKKEKHKTKTAQQIAKDMERWARSLNKQKENFKNSFQPISSLREDERRESATADAGYAILEKKGALAERQHTPMDLSKLASDDRLSPPRGLVAAYSGESDSEEEPERASDREEKLTDWHKLACLLCRRQFPSKEALIRHQQLSGLHKQNLEIHRRAHLSEQELEALEKNDMEMKYRDRAAERREKYGVPEPPEPKKRKYSAVMPATVDFEQPTRDGLGSDNIGSRMLQAMGWKEGSGLGRKKQGIVTPIEAQTRVRGSGLGARGSSYGVSAAESYRETLHKTMLTRFNEAE